In the genome of Populus alba chromosome 11, ASM523922v2, whole genome shotgun sequence, one region contains:
- the LOC118062160 gene encoding uncharacterized protein, producing the protein MEPLMSPGTNEIDRKQKINGNLYSALMKGNKKRVAELCQKIQDHALHVITVNDDTVLHMATYAKEASLVENLLDELPRHHLDKLTRQNGVGNTILHETATSNHTVPVADKLLKRAPGLLGMRNHNGETALFRAARYGKTDMFNFLAAKVSGYDESGLQFYVQRSDKTTILHMAILSLHFDLAYRIALDYTHLIGQKDADGMTGLQLLSCNPSAFKLEPEEGFINLAKSYGCSVWREKVQKQKQLHRSAVELAKFLVRKDTSWELTYSSIDQSKPKIHKYGEKGGQERQEVHLFNKILDKEESLGETPLILATKSGCVEIVEEILKLYPQAVEHIDDEGRNVLHVAIKYRQKKIFELVKGMDVPMKRLTRKIDGDGNSILHTVGKKRKDFISDEKMEGPAFLLQEELLWFERVKEVTPSHFLNYQNNMKLTAEGYFITANSELRNLAKEWLKTTAEGCSVVAVLIATVAFAAAYTVPGGPNQSTGVPVLVNKPFFVVFTVTDVLSLTFALTSVVTFLSILTSPFRFKDFKHTLPNKLMVGFAFLFLCGNDDGSVWSNNHSDDLQQGKLDKNYSICSLLYPSWHLCTILFPSLYITIKDLQLAPENSLH; encoded by the exons ATGGAACCCTTGATGTCTCCTGGTACCAATGAAATCGATCGTAAACAGAAAATAAACGGAAACTTGTACTCCGCTCTCATGAAAGGAAACAAGAAGAGAGTTGCAGAACTCTGCCAAAAAATTCAGGATCATGCATTGCACGTAATAACAGTAAACGACGATACAGTACTTCACATGGCGACATATGCCAAAGAAGCATCTCTGGTAGAAAATTTACTAGATGAGTTGCCTAGGCATCATCTCGACAAGTTGACTCGCCAAAATGGTGTAGGAAACACAATCCTCCATGAGACTGCCACAAGCAACCATACTGTACCTGTTGCAGATAAACTTCTGAAGAGAGCCCCTGGATTGTTAGGCATGCGCAACCACAATGGGGAGACGGCTCTCTTTCGTGCAGCCCGGTATGGAAAAACTGATATGTTCAACTTTCTAGCTGCTAAAGTCTCTGGATATGATGAATCTGGTTTGCAATTCTATGTACAGAGAAGTGATAAAACCACTATCCTTCACATGGCCATTCTTTCTCTGCATTTTG ATTTGGCATACCGAATTGCGTTGGACTACACGCATTTAATTGGCCAAAAAGATGCCGATGGTATGACTGGTCTTCAGCTTTTATCATGCAACCCATCAGCTTTTAAACTAGAGCCTGAAGAAGGATTCATTAATTTAG CAAAATCATATGGATGTTCAGTATGGAGGGAAAAGgttcaaaagcaaaaacaactgCATAGATCAGCTGTGGAGCTTGCCAAGTTTTTAGTCAGAAAAGATACCTCCTGGGAGCTTACGTATTCTAGCATCGACCAGAGCAAGCCTAAAATCCACAAGTACGGAGAAAAGGGAGGCCAAGAACGGCAAGAGGTacatttgtttaataaaattctaGACAAAGAGGAGAGTCTTGGAGAAACTCCTTTGATTTTGGCTACAAAGTCAGGCTGTGTGGAGATCGTTGAAGAAATACTCAAGCTATATCCCCAGGCGGTCGAACACATTGATGACGAAGGGCGCAATGTATTGCATGTAGCAATCAAATACCGCCAAAAGAAGATTTTCGAGCTTGTGAAAGGAATGGACGTGCCTATGAAGAGGCTGACAAGGAAGATTGATGGTGATGGGAATTCCATTCTACACACCGTCGGAAAGAAACGAAAGGATTTTATATCTGATGAGAAGATGGAAGGCCCTGCATTCCTCTTACAGGAAGAATTACTCTGGTTTGAG CGCGTCAAAGAAGTCACTCCATCCCATTTCCTGAATTACCAGAACAATATGAAGCTCACTGCAGAAGGGTATTTCATTACTGCAAATTCTGAACTCCGTAATTTAGCCAAAGAATGGCTAAAGACAACAGCAGAAGGATGTTCTGTGGTAGCAGTTCTCATTGCCACCGTTGCCTTCGCTGCAGCCTACACGGTTCCAGGAGGTCCGAATCAGAGCACAGGTGTTCCTGTCCTCGTCAACAAACCATTCTTTGTGGTTTTCACCGTGACTGATGTACTCTCCCTTACGTTCGCTTTGACATCAGTTGTTACTTTCCTCTCTATCCTAACATCCCCGTTTCGATTTAAAGATTTCAAGCATACACTTCCTAATAAATTGATGGTAGGCTTCGCATTTCTGTTTCTCTGTGGCAATGATGATGGTAGCGTTTGGAGCAACAATCATTCTGATGATTTACAGCAAGGAAAGCTGGACAAAAATTACTCTATATGCAGTCTCCTTTATCCCAGTTGGCATCTTTGCACTATCTTATTTCCCTCTTTATACATCACTATCAAAGACTTACAACTTGCTCCAGAAAATTCCCTTCATTAA
- the LOC140956149 gene encoding uncharacterized protein, whose product MMDNPDAVMKSMASVYSFGKGEDIILCSPFVCRKKLTTLFFMQPFMSSRTTEIDPKQKINGDLYCALMKGNTKSVADLCLKLQDHALHVITVTDDTVLHMATYAKEASLVEQLLDELPDHHLDKLTRQNGVGNTILHETATSNHTVAIARKLLKKAPGLLGMRNHNGETALFRAARYGKTDMFDFLATRVSGYDESGLQFYVQRSDKTTILHMAILSLHFGKHCQL is encoded by the exons ATGATGGATAATCCAGATGCAGTCATGAAATCAATGGCTTCTGTATACAGTTTTGGAAAAGGGGAGGATATTATACTTTGCTCTCCATTCGTCTGCAG gaaaaaattaacCACTCTCTTCTTCATGCAGCCCTTTATGTCTTCCCGTACTACTGAAATCGATCCTAAACAGAAAATAAACGGAGACTTGTACTGTGCTCTCATGAAAGGAAACACGAAGAGCGTTGCAGATCTCTGCCTAAAGCTTCAGGATCATGCATTGCACGTAATAACAGTAACCGACGATACAGTACTTCACATGGCTACATATGCCAAAGAAGCATCCTTGGTAGAACAATTACTAGATGAGTTGCCTGATCATCATCTCGACAAGTTGACTCGCCAAAATGGTGTAGGAAACACAATCCTCCATGAGACTGCCACAAGCAACCATACTGTAGCTATTGCACGTAAACTTCTGAAGAAAGCCCCTGGATTGTTAGGCATGCGCAACCACAATGGAGAGACGGCTCTCTTTCGTGCGGCCCGGTATGGAAAAACTGATATGTTCGACTTTCTAGCTACTAGAGTCTCTGGATATGATGAATCTGGTTTGCAATTCTATGTACAGAGAAGTGATAAAACCACTATCCTTCACATGGCCATTCTTTCTCTGCATTTTGGTAAGCATTGtcaattataa